The Synechococcus sp. MU1617 genome window below encodes:
- a CDS encoding PIN/TRAM domain-containing protein — protein MVDPLILLLFVVSGAAAGWMGIHLLPDGLVSATTNAEQLRLQLSGAGGGVGLIAGLVFKKLRVRLMQQVRTMPTDLLVSRAVGLILGLLVANLLLLPVLLLPFSGGIVLLKPLLAVVSNVFFGILGSNLAEVHGRTLLRLFNPASTEALLVADGVLTPATAKILDTSVIIDGRIRGMLACGLLEGQVIVAESVIDEMQQLSDSTNIEKRAKGRRGLKLLKDLRETYGRRLVINSTRYDGKGTDDRLLQLASDTGGTLVTADFNLAQVAQVKDLKVMNLSELVIALRPEVQPGDELKLKIVREGKEDSQGVGYLDDGTMVVVNEAKSLIGQRKPVVVTGALQTPTGRMVFARLDEKDASTDTKPATKSKSQGKPAKTSNRKPADPG, from the coding sequence ATGGTGGATCCGCTCATCCTGCTTCTGTTTGTCGTTTCCGGTGCAGCTGCCGGGTGGATGGGGATTCATCTGCTGCCCGATGGCCTGGTCAGTGCAACCACCAATGCTGAACAGTTACGTCTCCAGCTCAGCGGAGCTGGCGGTGGCGTTGGCTTGATTGCAGGCCTGGTGTTCAAAAAGCTGCGGGTGCGCCTGATGCAACAGGTGCGCACCATGCCCACCGATCTACTGGTGAGCCGCGCTGTCGGCCTGATCCTGGGGCTGCTGGTAGCCAACCTGCTGCTGCTGCCCGTTCTGCTGCTTCCGTTCTCCGGGGGAATTGTTCTGCTCAAACCCCTTCTCGCGGTGGTGAGCAACGTCTTTTTCGGAATTCTGGGAAGCAACCTGGCGGAAGTTCACGGCCGCACGCTGCTGCGCCTGTTCAATCCCGCCAGCACAGAGGCCCTGCTGGTGGCCGATGGGGTGCTGACCCCCGCCACAGCCAAGATTCTGGACACCAGCGTGATCATCGATGGCCGGATCCGCGGCATGCTCGCCTGCGGCTTGCTGGAAGGGCAGGTGATCGTTGCCGAATCGGTGATCGATGAGATGCAACAGCTGTCGGACTCCACCAACATCGAAAAGAGGGCCAAGGGCCGACGTGGCCTGAAGCTGCTGAAGGATCTGCGGGAAACCTACGGACGGCGGTTGGTGATCAACAGCACCCGTTACGACGGCAAGGGAACCGACGACCGACTGCTGCAGCTTGCGTCTGACACCGGCGGCACGCTGGTGACCGCAGACTTCAACCTGGCGCAGGTGGCCCAGGTCAAAGACCTGAAGGTGATGAATCTGAGTGAGCTGGTGATCGCGTTGCGGCCTGAAGTGCAACCCGGCGATGAGCTCAAACTCAAGATCGTGCGTGAAGGCAAGGAGGACAGCCAGGGTGTCGGCTACCTCGACGACGGAACGATGGTGGTGGTCAACGAGGCGAAATCGCTAATCGGCCAACGCAAACCTGTGGTGGTAACCGGTGCCCTGCAAACCCCAACCGGTCGCATGGTGTTTGCACGGTTGGACGAGAAGGATGCATCAACCGACACCAAGCCTGCAACGAAATCGAAAAGTCAGGGGAAACCGGCCAAAACCAGCAACCGCAAGCCCGCTGACCCCGGCTAG
- a CDS encoding ATP-dependent Clp protease proteolytic subunit codes for MTTSAPYYGDSAVMRTPPPDLPSLLLKERIVYLGLPLFSDDDAKRQMGIDVTELIIAQLLYLEFDNPEKPIYFYINSTGTSWYSGDAIGFETEAFAICDTLRYVKPPVHTICIGQAMGTAAVILSAGTKGQRAALPHSSIVLHQPRSGARGQATDIQIRAKEVLHNKQAMLEILSTNTGRSVEDLSKDSDRMSYLTPQQAVEYGLIDRVLSSRKDLPGNPPV; via the coding sequence ATGACAACTTCGGCCCCGTACTACGGCGACAGCGCCGTGATGCGCACACCACCTCCTGACCTTCCCTCACTCCTGCTCAAGGAGCGGATCGTTTACCTGGGCTTGCCCCTGTTCTCTGACGACGACGCCAAGCGTCAGATGGGCATCGACGTGACTGAGCTGATCATTGCTCAGCTGCTTTATCTGGAATTCGACAACCCAGAGAAGCCGATTTACTTCTACATCAACTCCACAGGCACGAGCTGGTACTCGGGTGATGCCATCGGCTTCGAGACCGAAGCCTTCGCCATCTGCGACACCCTCCGCTATGTCAAGCCTCCGGTGCACACCATCTGCATCGGCCAGGCCATGGGCACGGCGGCGGTGATCCTTTCAGCAGGAACGAAAGGTCAACGGGCTGCATTGCCTCACTCCTCCATCGTTCTGCACCAACCCCGCAGCGGCGCCCGCGGCCAGGCGACGGACATCCAGATCCGGGCCAAAGAAGTGCTGCACAACAAGCAGGCAATGCTCGAAATCCTTTCCACCAACACAGGTCGTTCAGTGGAAGATCTGAGCAAGGACTCCGACCGGATGAGCTACCTAACCCCTCAACAAGCTGTTGAGTACGGACTCATTGACCGCGTGCTCAGCAGCCGTAAAGACCTGCCTGGCAATCCCCCCGTCTGA
- a CDS encoding ATP-dependent Clp protease proteolytic subunit — protein sequence MPIGTPSVPYRLPGSQMERWVDIYTRLGVERILFLGSEVNDSIANSLVAQMLYLDSEDSSKPIYLYINSPGGSVTAGLAIYDTIQYVKSEVVTICVGLAASMGAFLLAAGTKGKRVALPHSRIMIHQPLGGTSRRQASDIEIEAREILRMKEMLNRSLADMSGQSFEKIEKDTDRDYFLSAEEAKEYGLIDRVISHPNEA from the coding sequence ATGCCGATCGGTACCCCCAGCGTTCCCTACCGCCTGCCCGGCAGCCAGATGGAGCGCTGGGTCGACATCTACACCCGTCTGGGGGTGGAGCGGATCCTCTTCCTCGGCTCTGAGGTCAATGACAGCATCGCCAACAGCCTGGTGGCCCAGATGCTCTATCTCGACTCAGAAGACAGCAGCAAGCCGATCTACCTGTACATCAACTCCCCCGGTGGCTCCGTCACAGCGGGACTGGCCATCTACGACACCATCCAGTACGTCAAAAGCGAGGTGGTGACCATCTGCGTTGGTCTTGCTGCATCCATGGGTGCCTTTCTCCTCGCCGCTGGCACCAAAGGGAAGCGGGTCGCTCTACCCCACAGCCGGATCATGATTCACCAGCCCCTCGGCGGCACCAGCCGTCGCCAGGCCAGTGACATCGAAATCGAGGCAAGGGAGATCCTGCGGATGAAGGAGATGCTCAACCGCTCCCTGGCCGACATGAGTGGCCAGAGCTTCGAGAAGATCGAGAAGGACACCGACCGGGACTACTTCCTTAGTGCCGAAGAAGCCAAGGAATACGGCCTGATCGACCGCGTCATCTCCCATCCGAACGAGGCTTGA
- the ilvC gene encoding ketol-acid reductoisomerase → MAQLFYDSDADLGLLNGKTVAIIGYGSQGHAHALNLKDSGVNVVVGLYDGSRSAEKAKADGLEVLSVADASAKADWIMVLLPDEFQKDVYEKEIAPHLSAGKVLSFAHGFNIRFELIKPPADVDVVMIAPKGPGHTVRWEYQNGQGVPALFAIEQDASGNARGMAMAYAKGIGGTRAGILETNFKEETETDLFGEQAVLCGGLSELVKAGFETLVEAGYQPELAYFECMHEVKLIVDLMVKGGLTSMRDSISNTAEYGDYVSGPRLITADTKAEMKRVLADIQDGTFARNFVAECEAGKPEMKKVRDRDSQHPIEKVGKGLRSMFSWLKDA, encoded by the coding sequence ATGGCCCAGCTCTTCTACGACTCCGACGCCGATCTCGGTCTGCTGAACGGCAAGACCGTGGCCATCATTGGTTATGGCTCCCAGGGTCATGCCCACGCTCTGAACCTGAAGGATTCAGGTGTGAACGTGGTGGTGGGCCTCTACGACGGAAGCCGCTCAGCAGAGAAAGCCAAGGCCGATGGTCTTGAAGTGCTGAGCGTGGCCGATGCCTCGGCCAAAGCGGACTGGATCATGGTCTTGCTGCCCGACGAATTCCAGAAGGACGTCTACGAGAAGGAAATCGCACCTCACCTGAGTGCAGGCAAGGTGCTCAGCTTTGCCCACGGCTTCAACATCCGCTTCGAGCTGATCAAGCCCCCCGCTGATGTGGATGTGGTGATGATCGCTCCGAAGGGTCCTGGCCACACCGTGCGTTGGGAGTATCAGAACGGCCAGGGCGTGCCCGCCTTGTTCGCTATCGAACAGGATGCTTCCGGCAACGCTCGCGGCATGGCCATGGCCTACGCCAAAGGAATCGGTGGCACGCGTGCCGGCATCCTGGAGACCAACTTCAAGGAAGAGACCGAAACCGATCTGTTCGGTGAGCAGGCTGTGCTGTGTGGCGGTCTGTCCGAACTCGTGAAAGCTGGTTTCGAGACCTTGGTGGAAGCGGGTTACCAGCCCGAACTGGCTTACTTCGAGTGCATGCACGAGGTGAAGCTGATTGTTGATCTGATGGTGAAGGGAGGACTGACCTCCATGCGCGATTCGATCTCCAATACCGCGGAGTACGGCGATTACGTCAGTGGCCCTCGTTTGATCACCGCCGACACCAAGGCCGAGATGAAGCGTGTTCTGGCTGATATCCAGGACGGCACCTTCGCCAGGAACTTCGTGGCCGAATGCGAAGCCGGCAAACCCGAAATGAAGAAGGTGCGCGATCGTGACTCTCAGCATCCGATCGAGAAAGTGGGCAAAGGCCTTCGCTCGATGTTCAGCTGGCTGAAGGACGCCTGA
- the cbiB gene encoding adenosylcobinamide-phosphate synthase CbiB produces the protein MTSETMGGLLVLGAALLDQLIGDPRRILHPVVVMGWSIRQLRHWVEPWAGDDPMKLRIGGGLITLILVLGSVLTGWCLERLLWLPSPWQWISIPVLALSLASTLAARSLRDSVLAVVNALPSAAAGDLELARRNLSWIVGRDVQSLDREGLLRAAAETASENAVDGVFAPLFWMGIGALLWMVMPSGPGPLALAWGFKASSTLDSMLGYRTGRLRWLGTAGARLDDLLTWLPCRLVMLTLPLVCPPWKQWAQRVQAAERDGSADPSPNAGRSEAIYAHCIGIQLGGENRYGELLVQKPVLGAGQPTANVTLVRAVLKASSRLEIVWLSALGIIQLAITR, from the coding sequence ATGACCTCAGAAACGATGGGAGGCCTGCTGGTGCTTGGGGCAGCACTGCTGGATCAGTTGATCGGTGACCCGCGCCGGATACTCCACCCCGTGGTGGTGATGGGGTGGAGCATCCGGCAGTTGCGCCATTGGGTCGAGCCATGGGCTGGGGACGATCCGATGAAGCTAAGGATCGGGGGAGGCCTGATCACCCTGATCCTGGTGCTTGGCAGCGTGCTGACGGGCTGGTGTCTGGAGCGGCTGCTGTGGCTTCCCTCCCCATGGCAGTGGATTTCCATCCCCGTTCTGGCCCTGAGCCTCGCCAGCACCCTGGCGGCCCGCAGCCTGAGGGACAGCGTGCTGGCGGTGGTGAATGCCTTGCCATCAGCGGCGGCAGGAGACCTCGAGCTGGCCCGCAGGAACTTGAGCTGGATCGTCGGACGAGACGTTCAGAGCTTGGATCGAGAGGGACTGCTCAGGGCCGCAGCCGAAACAGCCTCGGAAAATGCTGTGGATGGCGTGTTCGCACCTCTGTTCTGGATGGGGATCGGTGCGCTGCTTTGGATGGTCATGCCCTCTGGTCCTGGCCCCCTGGCGCTGGCCTGGGGCTTCAAGGCCAGCAGCACGCTGGATTCCATGCTCGGGTACCGCACCGGTCGTCTGCGCTGGCTAGGAACAGCCGGCGCACGCCTGGATGATCTGCTGACCTGGCTGCCCTGTCGTCTGGTCATGCTGACGCTGCCCCTGGTCTGCCCTCCCTGGAAGCAGTGGGCGCAACGGGTGCAAGCTGCAGAACGAGATGGGTCTGCAGATCCATCCCCCAATGCAGGGCGTTCGGAAGCGATCTACGCCCACTGCATCGGGATCCAACTCGGCGGCGAAAACAGGTATGGAGAGCTCTTGGTACAGAAACCGGTGCTTGGAGCTGGCCAACCAACTGCAAACGTGACTTTGGTCAGAGCTGTTCTAAAGGCATCTAGCCGGCTGGAGATCGTCTGGCTCAGTGCTCTGGGAATCATCCAATTGGCGATCACCCGTTGA
- a CDS encoding sugar transferase, whose product MTSASRPSLIQTAGRAARRGKYKPHLALISAPPSVLSTGMLIRHQNRWGRVFKRTGDIVFSLAVLSIGSPVLLLLAGLVKLSSPGPVFYVQRRVGRSYQRFGCIKFRTMRADADDVLARVLEADPSLRDEFERDFKLKRDPRITPIGRFLRRSSLDELPQFLNVLRGEMSVVGPRPIVQKELVRYGPYMDEVASVRPGLTGLWQVSGRNNLSYKKRVKLDLAYARGRSFGLDFAIILRTFGVLLLPMDRGAY is encoded by the coding sequence TTGACCTCGGCCTCCAGGCCTTCCTTGATTCAGACCGCAGGGCGTGCAGCTCGCCGTGGCAAGTACAAGCCACACCTTGCGCTGATCTCAGCTCCGCCGTCGGTTCTGTCGACCGGCATGCTGATTCGTCATCAGAACCGTTGGGGCCGAGTCTTCAAGCGCACCGGAGATATTGTTTTTTCTCTCGCCGTTCTCAGCATCGGTTCACCGGTGTTGCTGCTGCTGGCGGGATTGGTGAAGCTCAGTTCGCCGGGGCCTGTGTTTTACGTCCAGCGTCGGGTGGGCCGGAGCTACCAGCGTTTTGGCTGTATCAAGTTCCGGACCATGCGGGCCGATGCGGATGACGTTCTGGCGCGTGTTCTGGAGGCGGATCCCTCGCTGCGTGACGAGTTCGAGCGTGACTTCAAGCTCAAGCGTGATCCACGGATCACTCCTATTGGTCGTTTTCTCCGCCGCTCGAGTCTCGATGAGCTGCCGCAGTTTTTGAACGTTCTTCGCGGTGAGATGAGCGTTGTTGGGCCACGTCCAATCGTTCAGAAGGAACTCGTTCGTTATGGCCCCTACATGGACGAAGTTGCCTCAGTTCGCCCTGGGTTGACTGGGCTCTGGCAAGTCAGTGGCAGAAACAACCTGAGCTACAAAAAACGCGTCAAGCTCGATCTGGCCTATGCCCGTGGTCGTTCGTTCGGCCTGGACTTCGCCATCATCCTTCGCACGTTTGGTGTGTTGCTCCTACCGATGGACCGTGGTGCCTACTGA
- a CDS encoding glycosyltransferase, which produces MSSASDHLPQRIALVHEWFSPRSVGGAEQVVQEVDSLLRNLGREPQLAALIDAESRRLGSWLHGRSVLTSPIQRLPWGHSHVQQYLPLLPFAIEQIDLGAAELVISSSHLVAKGVLTAPDQLHISYVHTPVRYAWDQMHAYLQRSALVRCGLGPLIRWQLHALRQWDQLSAQRVDHLIANSRFTARRIRKYWGREANVIHPPVEVDRFRWNADRDDVYLCLCRLVPYKRVDLVVEAFNRLGLPLLVVGDGPERGRLEALAGPTVTLLGRQSQQQVEELMARCRAFVYAGLEDFGIAPVEAMAAGAPVIGLGRGGLLDTVRCAAAGLREPTGVLFPDQSVESLVQAVEWFEQERIWRSLDSESIRAWAERFRPEAFAARFDSVLRTAWRAHQRGCAVAASDPAEMPGLQL; this is translated from the coding sequence ATGTCCTCGGCTTCGGACCACCTCCCGCAGCGCATCGCTCTGGTTCATGAGTGGTTCTCGCCTCGCTCCGTTGGAGGTGCAGAACAGGTTGTTCAAGAGGTTGATTCCCTTCTGCGCAACCTTGGCCGTGAGCCGCAGTTGGCCGCCCTGATCGATGCGGAATCCCGCCGGTTGGGCAGTTGGTTGCATGGTCGCTCTGTTCTCACCAGCCCGATACAGCGCCTGCCCTGGGGGCACAGCCACGTTCAGCAGTACCTGCCGCTGTTGCCCTTTGCGATCGAGCAGATCGATCTTGGCGCCGCTGAGTTGGTGATCAGCAGTAGCCATTTGGTCGCCAAGGGTGTGCTCACCGCTCCAGATCAGTTGCACATCAGTTATGTGCACACGCCGGTGCGTTACGCCTGGGACCAGATGCACGCTTATCTGCAGCGCTCCGCGCTGGTTCGGTGTGGTCTGGGCCCCTTGATTCGCTGGCAGCTCCATGCACTGCGCCAATGGGACCAACTCAGTGCCCAGCGGGTGGATCACCTCATTGCTAACTCCCGATTCACGGCGCGGCGAATCCGCAAGTACTGGGGGCGGGAAGCCAACGTGATCCATCCCCCTGTCGAGGTGGATCGCTTTCGCTGGAATGCAGATCGTGACGACGTCTACCTCTGCCTGTGCCGTTTGGTCCCTTACAAGCGGGTGGATCTGGTGGTGGAAGCCTTCAACCGGCTGGGTCTTCCCCTGCTGGTGGTTGGCGATGGCCCTGAGCGGGGAAGGTTGGAGGCTCTGGCCGGTCCCACTGTCACCTTGCTCGGCCGTCAGTCCCAGCAGCAGGTGGAAGAGCTCATGGCTCGTTGTCGGGCATTTGTGTATGCCGGTCTGGAGGATTTCGGCATTGCTCCGGTGGAAGCGATGGCGGCTGGAGCGCCGGTGATTGGGTTGGGGCGGGGCGGTTTGTTGGACACGGTGCGTTGTGCAGCGGCCGGGTTGCGCGAGCCCACCGGGGTGCTGTTCCCGGACCAGAGCGTCGAGTCGCTTGTGCAGGCCGTGGAGTGGTTTGAACAAGAACGGATTTGGCGTTCTCTGGATTCGGAATCCATCCGTGCGTGGGCTGAGCGCTTTCGGCCGGAAGCCTTTGCGGCGCGCTTTGATTCGGTTCTGCGAACGGCCTGGCGCGCCCATCAACGGGGCTGTGCCGTTGCAGCGAGTGACCCCGCGGAGATGCCAGGGCTCCAGCTGTGA
- a CDS encoding CpaF/VirB11 family protein, translating into MRRSNKGRRARHVIVIAGASGSGKTHLIKKLSQPPHDAFTLNVLKQLGCDPNQRLKRSTVERMQRLMDPANFKKRKTRKLKHCLLLHVDLTSINHNTNLKMLRQISKRTKRLDVITLYTSPKEWRKRIFDRLHTEDEPSMRAALIALSAKVSRKISNFLYHREYNKWLIEIKNYAAHSCCTVNTFDQSFLRSIPPF; encoded by the coding sequence ATGAGGAGGAGCAACAAGGGCAGAAGGGCTCGCCACGTGATTGTGATTGCAGGTGCATCAGGCTCAGGCAAGACGCATTTGATCAAAAAACTGAGCCAGCCACCTCACGATGCGTTCACTTTGAACGTGCTGAAGCAACTGGGCTGTGATCCAAATCAACGCCTGAAACGCTCCACAGTTGAACGAATGCAGAGACTGATGGATCCAGCCAACTTCAAAAAACGAAAAACACGGAAGCTAAAACACTGCCTGCTGCTTCATGTCGACCTGACGAGCATCAATCACAACACCAATTTGAAGATGTTGCGGCAGATTTCAAAGCGAACCAAGCGGCTCGACGTGATCACCCTCTACACCTCACCGAAAGAATGGCGAAAACGCATCTTTGATCGTCTCCACACCGAAGATGAGCCATCGATGAGAGCAGCGCTGATTGCACTTTCAGCAAAAGTAAGCAGAAAAATTTCTAATTTCTTGTATCACAGGGAATACAACAAATGGCTGATAGAAATAAAAAACTATGCCGCACACAGCTGCTGCACGGTGAATACATTTGATCAGTCTTTCTTGAGATCAATACCCCCTTTCTAA
- a CDS encoding ComEC/Rec2 family competence protein gives MRRRRSADAFALSLLALLVLRGMLWGAPTPSRSDPSRLTQTPPAAVAISGRLLADVRRFPSGCSCLLEVDRIEARRVEGRTELQLPDCSAPLLQGWRVQAMGVLRRPLPGAHPLLPGSAERLARQGSWSQLRVERIEVLQRPWTPLADLRRDVAHRLQQAVGPRRGGFLAALVLGSSQVQLPDDVREAFRMAGLSHALAASGFHLSVLLGSVLMLARRWPSGLRLPLAAMALLLFVCLAGAQPSVVRAVLMAAMALLIRESGHHSRPVGVLVLTLSGMLLLRPAWALSIGFQLSAAATAGLILTAPRLEQAVQACLPGRCHGLAAALCIPVAALLWTLPLQLLHFGAMPLYALLANLLVAPLLAPLTLLAMLSALLVLVGPTGLLPVLLWPVHQLAGLVMIMASWISHWPGAQLLTGRPEPWVVALLVLGMLPWLLGAERCCRRWALLPMATALLVHGLVQLGDGLVAVERFGRHWLLARHRGRAALVSTHGDPRSCRMAQRLAAVHGHARLDWVMLLDPVATDVLPCWQALAHHVEAAQQGLAPIVIGQVLQSTGLSVRRLPHRSGAMVMRVGRQRWHLFPRPQALWALQAQQRSDPRQVITGTWLGFKPSGSQRRWLLQHGAGSRFIGL, from the coding sequence CTGCGTCGACGTCGTTCTGCTGATGCATTTGCCCTCTCTCTGCTGGCGCTCCTTGTGCTTCGAGGGATGCTGTGGGGGGCGCCGACGCCAAGCCGATCCGATCCGTCTCGCCTGACCCAAACGCCGCCTGCCGCCGTGGCGATCAGTGGTCGCTTGCTCGCCGATGTGCGCCGTTTTCCCTCGGGGTGTTCCTGCCTGTTGGAGGTGGATCGGATCGAGGCTCGCCGGGTCGAGGGGCGAACCGAGCTGCAGCTGCCTGACTGCTCTGCGCCGTTGCTGCAGGGCTGGCGTGTCCAGGCCATGGGTGTGCTGAGGCGTCCGCTGCCAGGAGCGCACCCGCTGTTGCCGGGGTCGGCAGAACGTCTGGCCCGCCAAGGCAGTTGGAGTCAGCTGCGGGTCGAGCGCATCGAGGTGCTGCAACGTCCATGGACGCCGTTGGCTGATCTGCGGCGCGATGTTGCCCATCGGCTGCAACAGGCCGTGGGGCCCCGACGGGGTGGATTTCTGGCCGCTCTGGTGCTGGGCAGCTCCCAGGTGCAGCTCCCGGATGACGTCAGAGAGGCGTTCCGCATGGCCGGCTTGTCCCATGCCCTCGCCGCATCAGGGTTCCACCTCTCCGTTTTGCTGGGCAGTGTGCTGATGCTGGCCCGCCGTTGGCCGTCAGGCCTACGGCTTCCCCTGGCGGCCATGGCGCTGCTGCTGTTTGTCTGTCTTGCCGGAGCCCAGCCATCGGTGGTGCGGGCGGTGCTCATGGCTGCGATGGCCTTGCTGATTCGTGAGTCAGGTCATCACAGCCGTCCTGTGGGGGTGCTGGTGCTGACGCTCAGCGGCATGTTGCTATTGCGCCCGGCCTGGGCCCTGTCGATTGGTTTTCAACTCAGTGCAGCGGCCACCGCTGGGTTGATCCTCACGGCTCCTCGCCTCGAGCAGGCTGTTCAAGCTTGTCTGCCGGGTCGCTGCCACGGCCTTGCCGCGGCCTTGTGCATCCCTGTGGCGGCCTTGCTCTGGACGCTGCCGCTGCAGTTGCTCCACTTCGGCGCCATGCCGTTGTATGCCCTGCTTGCCAATCTTCTCGTTGCCCCGCTGCTGGCACCGCTCACGCTGCTGGCCATGCTTTCGGCGTTGTTGGTTCTCGTGGGGCCTACGGGTTTGCTGCCCGTGCTGCTGTGGCCCGTCCATCAGTTGGCGGGCCTGGTGATGATCATGGCCAGTTGGATCAGCCACTGGCCTGGAGCCCAACTGCTCACCGGACGTCCCGAGCCGTGGGTGGTTGCCCTGCTGGTGCTGGGCATGTTGCCTTGGTTGCTGGGAGCAGAGCGCTGCTGCCGGCGCTGGGCGCTGCTCCCCATGGCAACCGCCCTGCTCGTCCATGGCCTGGTGCAGCTTGGCGATGGCCTGGTGGCGGTGGAGCGGTTCGGTCGCCACTGGTTGCTGGCTCGCCATCGTGGGCGTGCTGCGCTGGTGAGCACCCACGGCGATCCGCGCAGTTGCCGGATGGCACAGAGGCTCGCCGCCGTGCATGGCCACGCCCGTCTGGATTGGGTGATGCTCCTAGACCCTGTGGCAACAGACGTTCTTCCCTGTTGGCAAGCGCTGGCTCACCACGTTGAGGCTGCCCAGCAGGGTCTAGCCCCCATCGTCATCGGCCAGGTGTTGCAGAGCACTGGTTTATCGGTGCGGCGCCTGCCGCATCGCTCTGGAGCAATGGTGATGCGGGTGGGACGTCAGCGCTGGCATCTGTTTCCCAGGCCTCAGGCCTTGTGGGCACTGCAGGCGCAACAGCGATCCGACCCCCGGCAGGTGATCACCGGAACATGGCTTGGCTTCAAGCCTTCCGGTTCACAGCGGCGTTGGCTTCTGCAGCATGGGGCTGGCTCGCGGTTCATTGGCCTTTAA
- the glyQ gene encoding glycine--tRNA ligase subunit alpha, whose product MHFQDIISTLNRFWADQGCLLLQPYDTEKGAGTMSPHTVLRAIGPEPWAVAYPEPCRRPTDGRYGDNPNRAQHYFQYQVLIKPSPDGIQETYLASLEALGIKAADHDIRFVEDNWESPTLGAWGVGWEVWLDGMEVTQFTYFQQCGGIDCKPVSIEITYGLERLAMYLQDVESIWDLSWNSERSYGEIWLPFEKGQCHFNFEASNPERLKQLFAIYEAEAADLIEKQLPAPALDFVLKCSHTFNLLEARGVISVTERTATIGRIRNLARKVAEAWLAEREALGFPLLKGGTLETAA is encoded by the coding sequence GTGCATTTTCAGGACATCATCAGCACGCTCAACCGGTTCTGGGCGGACCAGGGGTGTCTGTTGCTGCAGCCCTACGACACCGAGAAGGGTGCCGGCACCATGAGCCCCCACACGGTGCTTCGGGCGATTGGGCCTGAGCCTTGGGCCGTGGCCTATCCCGAACCCTGTCGACGCCCCACCGACGGCCGTTATGGGGATAACCCCAACCGGGCCCAGCACTACTTCCAGTACCAGGTGCTGATCAAGCCATCCCCAGACGGCATCCAGGAGACCTATCTGGCGTCACTGGAGGCGCTGGGCATCAAGGCTGCTGACCACGACATTCGTTTTGTTGAAGACAACTGGGAGTCGCCGACCCTCGGCGCCTGGGGTGTTGGCTGGGAAGTGTGGCTCGACGGTATGGAGGTCACCCAGTTCACCTATTTCCAGCAATGCGGCGGCATCGATTGCAAGCCCGTTTCGATTGAGATCACCTACGGCCTCGAGCGGCTGGCGATGTACCTCCAAGACGTGGAAAGTATTTGGGACCTCAGCTGGAACAGCGAGCGCAGTTACGGCGAGATTTGGCTGCCGTTTGAAAAGGGGCAGTGCCACTTCAACTTCGAGGCCTCCAATCCCGAGCGGCTCAAGCAGTTGTTCGCCATCTACGAGGCGGAAGCTGCTGATCTGATCGAGAAGCAACTGCCGGCACCGGCCTTGGATTTCGTTCTGAAGTGCAGCCACACCTTCAACTTGCTGGAGGCCCGTGGCGTGATTTCCGTGACGGAACGCACGGCCACCATTGGCCGGATCCGCAACCTGGCCCGCAAGGTGGCTGAGGCTTGGTTGGCGGAACGGGAGGCCCTTGGTTTCCCGCTGTTGAAGGGGGGAACTCTCGAGACAGCGGCCTAA